A window from Athalia rosae chromosome 5, iyAthRosa1.1, whole genome shotgun sequence encodes these proteins:
- the LOC105687413 gene encoding patched domain-containing protein 3-like isoform X4: MKNFGEGMRVQTLMMTGENILEPRALIKLNEATKRIFKAHGVMNGKAGGIVTWQDVCFKVPVIPGRTKRQANLMNESADSLLDEEPVENIETEDGFDIISLVPTGMYCGVYNAMEKSCYSKSLLDVWNFDDDVINGLTTENIIDNLNSVTVSPSLGHQMNYTELLGDVLRDDRGRIVGAKAVRTEWYLFVNFSNVDMDKIGNDVGTADWATEDLLTWENAFLKAARESSEDLRTVESNATAGTDEDLAFWYEAARSFGDVSSSTMFQDIGKVAMGVVLMSFYVQIILSRLNWVEWRVSIDRILAGRTLRRYRTLNTTNFFLSQFCLTTAGLMCVGGAFIIAVGICSLAGVPYGPVHTSLPFMLMGLGVDDIFVMMAAWDQVHSEEINRKRPLPERIGTMLSHAGSSIFITSLTDVVAFVIGASTILPSLQSFCIYAAVGVFVTFLLQVTFFVGFFTLDTRRVEAKRNGVIPCVVHPDHRLFEKNEERLSWRFTGFVYSRGVLTGYGKIVVLIVTAGIAAFGIYGSTRLEQRFDPEWFLPEETYLSKYLAKSKEHYPNRGQDGFVLMGEFDYVTNFGKILSLSKKLKTLKILQSVDNWPIKFASFVRSNYYQDASNLTESSFNDYLSQFLFSQSGGKYTKNFRFEGNLTCGENVPKILISSIDFTFSTFSNPTEWIGAMDLMKEVSSKSEIDGFVTVWSKVFANWVTEKVISQEVTRNLILALICVMGTTAVLVAELQTCFWILICVLLTLVDICGLMYYWGLTIDIVSCIGLELAVGLSIDYAAHVAHAFLNSDVADINGDRTPRALSAVKHIGAAVVYGAGSTLLALSLLATSEAYVFRSFFKIFLLVVFIGLWHGLLFLPVILSTVGPKSLHDQSKKKRNTVRVADKKTDYLEAAELEPISAQPSDHLPPPQSSVDINEKSKISS; encoded by the exons atgaaaaatttcggagaGGGAATGCGGGTACAAACCTTGATGATGACCGGAGAAAACATATTGGAACCTCGAGCCTTGATCAAG CTAAACGAGGCAACGAAACGAATATTCAAGGCACATGGAGTTATGAATGGAAAAGCTGGGGGAATTGTTACTTGGCAAGACGTCTGCTTCAA GGTTCCCGTGATACCGGGACGCACGAAGCGTCAGGCGAATCTGATGAACGAGAGCGCCGACAGTCTCCTCGACGAAGAACCTGTTGAAAATATAGAAACGGAGGACGGCTTCGACATAATATCATTGGTGCCTACGGGAATGTACTGCGGCGTTTACAACGCTATGGAAAAGAGCTGCTATTCAAAGAGCCTTTTGGACGTATGGaatttcgacgacgacgtcatCAACGGATTGACAACAGAGAATATAATAGATAATCTGAATTCCGTTACCGTGAGCCCCAGCCTGGGCCACCAGATGAATTACACCGAACTCCTCGGCGATGTCCTGAGGGATGACAGAGGGCGGATCGTCGGAGCGAAAGCTGTCCGAACTGAGTGGTATttgttcgtaaatttttcaaacgttgaCATGGACAAAATTGGTAACGACGTGGGAACAGCGGACTGG GCAACGGAGGACCTACTGACCTGGGAAAATGCATTCCTGAAAGCAGCCAGAGAAAGCTCGGAGGATCTAAGGACGGTGGAGAGTAACGCGACCGCCGGAACCGACGAGGACTTGGCCTTTTGGTACGAAGCTGCCCGAAGTTTCGGCGACGTTAGCTCCTCGACGATGTTCCAGGATATCGGTAAAGTCGCGATGGGCGTTGTACTGATGTCCTTTTACGTACAGATTATACTCTCCAGGTTGAATTGGGTGGAATGGCGTGTGAGCATTGACAGAATTTTGGCGGGACGGACTCTCCGTAGATACCGAACTCTGAACACcacgaattttttcttatcacaGTTTTGCCTGACCACCGCCGGTCTGATGTGCGTCGGGGGTGCTTTCATAATTGCCGTGGGAATTTGCTCGTTGGCAGGGGTCCCTTACGGTCCCGTCCACACTTCTCTGCCGTTCATGTTGATGGGTCTCGGAGTCGACGACATATTCGTCATGATGGCGGCCTGGGACCAAGTGCATTCGGAGGAGATCAATCGCAAAAGACCCTTGCCGGAGAGAATCGGGACGATGTTGAGCCACGCGGGTTCCTCAATTTTCATAACGTCGCTAACGGACGTCGTGGCCTTCGTCATCGGCGCCTCCACG ATCCTGCCATCTCTCCAGTCGTTCTGTATCTACGCCGCGGTCGGAGTCTTCGTAACTTTCCTCCTTCAGGTGACGTTCTTCGTTGGCTTTTTCACCCTGGACACCCGGCGCGTGGAAGCGAAAAGGAACGGCGTCATCCCCTGCGTGGTCCACCCGGATCACCGGCTCTTCGAGAAAAACGAGGAACGTCTGTCGTGGCGTTTCACGGGCTTCGTTTATTCCAGGGGTGTTTTGACCGGTTACGGTAAGATCGTGGTCCTAATCGTGACCGCGGGGATAGCGGCTTTTGGAATCTACGGTTCGACACGTTTGGAGCAACGTTTCGATCCGGAGTGGTTTTTGCCGGAGGAAACTTACTTGTCAAAATACTTGGCGAAGTCGAAGGAGCACTACCCGAATCGTGGTCAAGACGGTTTCGTACTGATGGGCGAATTTGACTACGTGACAAATTTTGGGAAGATATTGTCGCTCtccaaaaaattgaagactcTAAAGATACTCCAGAGCGTGGACAACTGGCCGATAAAATTCGCCAGTTTCGTCAGGAGTAATTATTACCAGG ACGCGTCAAACCTGACCGAGTCTTCGTTCAACGACTACctctctcaatttttgttCAGCCAGTCCGGTGGGAAGTAtactaaaaattttcgcttcgAGGGTAACTTGACGTGCGGCGAAAACGTTCCAAAGATACTGATATCTAGCATAGATTTCACATTTTCCACATTTTCGAACCCTACCGAATGGATCGGTGCGATGGATCTGATGAAAGAAGTGTCCTCGAAATCCGAGATAGACGGTTTCGTCACGGTGTGGAGTAAAGTGTTCGCGAATTGGGTGACCGAGAAAGTGATAAGCCAAGAAGTGACGCGAAATTTGATTCTGGCCTTGATATGCGTGATGGGAACAACTGCGGTTCTGGTAGCCGAATTGCAAACGTGTTTTTGGATACTAATTTGCGTTCTACTGACCCTGGTCGACATATGCGGTTTGATGTATTACTGGGGTCTAACCATCGACATAGTTTCCTGCATAGGTCTTGAGCTTGCGGTCGGTCTCAGCATCGATTACGCGGCGCACGTGGCTCATGCTTTCCTGAATTCCGACGTAGCCGATATAAACGGCGATCGAACACCGAGAGCATTGAGCGCCGTAAAGCACATCGGGGCGGCTGTGGTTTACGGGGCGGGATCAACGCTGCTGGCTTTATCGTTGCTCGCGACTTCCGAGGCTTACGTTTTTCGATCTTTCTTCAAAATATTCCTACTGGTCGTTTTCATTGGTTTGTGGCACGGTCTTCTATTCCTCCCGGTCATTCTCTCCACTGTAGGGCCAAAAAGTTTGCATGAtcagagcaaaaaaaagcgCAACACGGTCAGAGTTGCtgacaaaaaaacagattACCTTGAGGCCGCGGAATTGGAACCAATTTCCGCACAACCTTCCGATCATCTACCTCCTCCACAATCGTCGGTTGAtattaacgaaaaatcaaaaatctccTCCTGA
- the LOC105687413 gene encoding NPC intracellular cholesterol transporter 1-like isoform X1: protein MEDNSKANNKSSLRIILRRIPVAISKTSERFFYKLGNLIADRPWSWLAGSTVVVLLCLTGLLNFRQEKNPLKLWVPPDSDFLRDTEWLMKNFGEGMRVQTLMMTGENILEPRALIKLNEATKRIFKAHGVMNGKAGGIVTWQDVCFKVPVIPGRTKRQANLMNESADSLLDEEPVENIETEDGFDIISLVPTGMYCGVYNAMEKSCYSKSLLDVWNFDDDVINGLTTENIIDNLNSVTVSPSLGHQMNYTELLGDVLRDDRGRIVGAKAVRTEWYLFVNFSNVDMDKIGNDVGTADWATEDLLTWENAFLKAARESSEDLRTVESNATAGTDEDLAFWYEAARSFGDVSSSTMFQDIGKVAMGVVLMSFYVQIILSRLNWVEWRVSIDRILAGRTLRRYRTLNTTNFFLSQFCLTTAGLMCVGGAFIIAVGICSLAGVPYGPVHTSLPFMLMGLGVDDIFVMMAAWDQVHSEEINRKRPLPERIGTMLSHAGSSIFITSLTDVVAFVIGASTILPSLQSFCIYAAVGVFVTFLLQVTFFVGFFTLDTRRVEAKRNGVIPCVVHPDHRLFEKNEERLSWRFTGFVYSRGVLTGYGKIVVLIVTAGIAAFGIYGSTRLEQRFDPEWFLPEETYLSKYLAKSKEHYPNRGQDGFVLMGEFDYVTNFGKILSLSKKLKTLKILQSVDNWPIKFASFVRSNYYQDASNLTESSFNDYLSQFLFSQSGGKYTKNFRFEGNLTCGENVPKILISSIDFTFSTFSNPTEWIGAMDLMKEVSSKSEIDGFVTVWSKVFANWVTEKVISQEVTRNLILALICVMGTTAVLVAELQTCFWILICVLLTLVDICGLMYYWGLTIDIVSCIGLELAVGLSIDYAAHVAHAFLNSDVADINGDRTPRALSAVKHIGAAVVYGAGSTLLALSLLATSEAYVFRSFFKIFLLVVFIGLWHGLLFLPVILSTVGPKSLHDQSKKKRNTVRVADKKTDYLEAAELEPISAQPSDHLPPPQSSVDINEKSKISS, encoded by the exons ATGGAGGACAATTCTAAAGCAAATAATAAATCGAGCTTACGAATTATTCTAAGACGGATACCAGTTGCAATATCAAAAACATCCGAGCGCTTTTTTTACAA GCTTGGAAATCTTATAGCGGATCGTCCTTGGAGCTGGTTAGCCGGAAGTACCGTTGTGGTCCTCCTGTGTTTGACGGGGCTTTTAAATTTTCGTCAAGAGAAAAATCCACTGAAATTATGGGTCCcgccggattcggatttcttgCGGGACACCGAATGgcttatgaaaaatttcggagaGGGAATGCGGGTACAAACCTTGATGATGACCGGAGAAAACATATTGGAACCTCGAGCCTTGATCAAG CTAAACGAGGCAACGAAACGAATATTCAAGGCACATGGAGTTATGAATGGAAAAGCTGGGGGAATTGTTACTTGGCAAGACGTCTGCTTCAA GGTTCCCGTGATACCGGGACGCACGAAGCGTCAGGCGAATCTGATGAACGAGAGCGCCGACAGTCTCCTCGACGAAGAACCTGTTGAAAATATAGAAACGGAGGACGGCTTCGACATAATATCATTGGTGCCTACGGGAATGTACTGCGGCGTTTACAACGCTATGGAAAAGAGCTGCTATTCAAAGAGCCTTTTGGACGTATGGaatttcgacgacgacgtcatCAACGGATTGACAACAGAGAATATAATAGATAATCTGAATTCCGTTACCGTGAGCCCCAGCCTGGGCCACCAGATGAATTACACCGAACTCCTCGGCGATGTCCTGAGGGATGACAGAGGGCGGATCGTCGGAGCGAAAGCTGTCCGAACTGAGTGGTATttgttcgtaaatttttcaaacgttgaCATGGACAAAATTGGTAACGACGTGGGAACAGCGGACTGG GCAACGGAGGACCTACTGACCTGGGAAAATGCATTCCTGAAAGCAGCCAGAGAAAGCTCGGAGGATCTAAGGACGGTGGAGAGTAACGCGACCGCCGGAACCGACGAGGACTTGGCCTTTTGGTACGAAGCTGCCCGAAGTTTCGGCGACGTTAGCTCCTCGACGATGTTCCAGGATATCGGTAAAGTCGCGATGGGCGTTGTACTGATGTCCTTTTACGTACAGATTATACTCTCCAGGTTGAATTGGGTGGAATGGCGTGTGAGCATTGACAGAATTTTGGCGGGACGGACTCTCCGTAGATACCGAACTCTGAACACcacgaattttttcttatcacaGTTTTGCCTGACCACCGCCGGTCTGATGTGCGTCGGGGGTGCTTTCATAATTGCCGTGGGAATTTGCTCGTTGGCAGGGGTCCCTTACGGTCCCGTCCACACTTCTCTGCCGTTCATGTTGATGGGTCTCGGAGTCGACGACATATTCGTCATGATGGCGGCCTGGGACCAAGTGCATTCGGAGGAGATCAATCGCAAAAGACCCTTGCCGGAGAGAATCGGGACGATGTTGAGCCACGCGGGTTCCTCAATTTTCATAACGTCGCTAACGGACGTCGTGGCCTTCGTCATCGGCGCCTCCACG ATCCTGCCATCTCTCCAGTCGTTCTGTATCTACGCCGCGGTCGGAGTCTTCGTAACTTTCCTCCTTCAGGTGACGTTCTTCGTTGGCTTTTTCACCCTGGACACCCGGCGCGTGGAAGCGAAAAGGAACGGCGTCATCCCCTGCGTGGTCCACCCGGATCACCGGCTCTTCGAGAAAAACGAGGAACGTCTGTCGTGGCGTTTCACGGGCTTCGTTTATTCCAGGGGTGTTTTGACCGGTTACGGTAAGATCGTGGTCCTAATCGTGACCGCGGGGATAGCGGCTTTTGGAATCTACGGTTCGACACGTTTGGAGCAACGTTTCGATCCGGAGTGGTTTTTGCCGGAGGAAACTTACTTGTCAAAATACTTGGCGAAGTCGAAGGAGCACTACCCGAATCGTGGTCAAGACGGTTTCGTACTGATGGGCGAATTTGACTACGTGACAAATTTTGGGAAGATATTGTCGCTCtccaaaaaattgaagactcTAAAGATACTCCAGAGCGTGGACAACTGGCCGATAAAATTCGCCAGTTTCGTCAGGAGTAATTATTACCAGG ACGCGTCAAACCTGACCGAGTCTTCGTTCAACGACTACctctctcaatttttgttCAGCCAGTCCGGTGGGAAGTAtactaaaaattttcgcttcgAGGGTAACTTGACGTGCGGCGAAAACGTTCCAAAGATACTGATATCTAGCATAGATTTCACATTTTCCACATTTTCGAACCCTACCGAATGGATCGGTGCGATGGATCTGATGAAAGAAGTGTCCTCGAAATCCGAGATAGACGGTTTCGTCACGGTGTGGAGTAAAGTGTTCGCGAATTGGGTGACCGAGAAAGTGATAAGCCAAGAAGTGACGCGAAATTTGATTCTGGCCTTGATATGCGTGATGGGAACAACTGCGGTTCTGGTAGCCGAATTGCAAACGTGTTTTTGGATACTAATTTGCGTTCTACTGACCCTGGTCGACATATGCGGTTTGATGTATTACTGGGGTCTAACCATCGACATAGTTTCCTGCATAGGTCTTGAGCTTGCGGTCGGTCTCAGCATCGATTACGCGGCGCACGTGGCTCATGCTTTCCTGAATTCCGACGTAGCCGATATAAACGGCGATCGAACACCGAGAGCATTGAGCGCCGTAAAGCACATCGGGGCGGCTGTGGTTTACGGGGCGGGATCAACGCTGCTGGCTTTATCGTTGCTCGCGACTTCCGAGGCTTACGTTTTTCGATCTTTCTTCAAAATATTCCTACTGGTCGTTTTCATTGGTTTGTGGCACGGTCTTCTATTCCTCCCGGTCATTCTCTCCACTGTAGGGCCAAAAAGTTTGCATGAtcagagcaaaaaaaagcgCAACACGGTCAGAGTTGCtgacaaaaaaacagattACCTTGAGGCCGCGGAATTGGAACCAATTTCCGCACAACCTTCCGATCATCTACCTCCTCCACAATCGTCGGTTGAtattaacgaaaaatcaaaaatctccTCCTGA
- the LOC105687413 gene encoding NPC intracellular cholesterol transporter 1-like isoform X2, with amino-acid sequence MEIVHFSSDYKLLGNLIADRPWSWLAGSTVVVLLCLTGLLNFRQEKNPLKLWVPPDSDFLRDTEWLMKNFGEGMRVQTLMMTGENILEPRALIKLNEATKRIFKAHGVMNGKAGGIVTWQDVCFKVPVIPGRTKRQANLMNESADSLLDEEPVENIETEDGFDIISLVPTGMYCGVYNAMEKSCYSKSLLDVWNFDDDVINGLTTENIIDNLNSVTVSPSLGHQMNYTELLGDVLRDDRGRIVGAKAVRTEWYLFVNFSNVDMDKIGNDVGTADWATEDLLTWENAFLKAARESSEDLRTVESNATAGTDEDLAFWYEAARSFGDVSSSTMFQDIGKVAMGVVLMSFYVQIILSRLNWVEWRVSIDRILAGRTLRRYRTLNTTNFFLSQFCLTTAGLMCVGGAFIIAVGICSLAGVPYGPVHTSLPFMLMGLGVDDIFVMMAAWDQVHSEEINRKRPLPERIGTMLSHAGSSIFITSLTDVVAFVIGASTILPSLQSFCIYAAVGVFVTFLLQVTFFVGFFTLDTRRVEAKRNGVIPCVVHPDHRLFEKNEERLSWRFTGFVYSRGVLTGYGKIVVLIVTAGIAAFGIYGSTRLEQRFDPEWFLPEETYLSKYLAKSKEHYPNRGQDGFVLMGEFDYVTNFGKILSLSKKLKTLKILQSVDNWPIKFASFVRSNYYQDASNLTESSFNDYLSQFLFSQSGGKYTKNFRFEGNLTCGENVPKILISSIDFTFSTFSNPTEWIGAMDLMKEVSSKSEIDGFVTVWSKVFANWVTEKVISQEVTRNLILALICVMGTTAVLVAELQTCFWILICVLLTLVDICGLMYYWGLTIDIVSCIGLELAVGLSIDYAAHVAHAFLNSDVADINGDRTPRALSAVKHIGAAVVYGAGSTLLALSLLATSEAYVFRSFFKIFLLVVFIGLWHGLLFLPVILSTVGPKSLHDQSKKKRNTVRVADKKTDYLEAAELEPISAQPSDHLPPPQSSVDINEKSKISS; translated from the exons ATGGAGATTGTACATTTCTCATCTGATTACAAATT GCTTGGAAATCTTATAGCGGATCGTCCTTGGAGCTGGTTAGCCGGAAGTACCGTTGTGGTCCTCCTGTGTTTGACGGGGCTTTTAAATTTTCGTCAAGAGAAAAATCCACTGAAATTATGGGTCCcgccggattcggatttcttgCGGGACACCGAATGgcttatgaaaaatttcggagaGGGAATGCGGGTACAAACCTTGATGATGACCGGAGAAAACATATTGGAACCTCGAGCCTTGATCAAG CTAAACGAGGCAACGAAACGAATATTCAAGGCACATGGAGTTATGAATGGAAAAGCTGGGGGAATTGTTACTTGGCAAGACGTCTGCTTCAA GGTTCCCGTGATACCGGGACGCACGAAGCGTCAGGCGAATCTGATGAACGAGAGCGCCGACAGTCTCCTCGACGAAGAACCTGTTGAAAATATAGAAACGGAGGACGGCTTCGACATAATATCATTGGTGCCTACGGGAATGTACTGCGGCGTTTACAACGCTATGGAAAAGAGCTGCTATTCAAAGAGCCTTTTGGACGTATGGaatttcgacgacgacgtcatCAACGGATTGACAACAGAGAATATAATAGATAATCTGAATTCCGTTACCGTGAGCCCCAGCCTGGGCCACCAGATGAATTACACCGAACTCCTCGGCGATGTCCTGAGGGATGACAGAGGGCGGATCGTCGGAGCGAAAGCTGTCCGAACTGAGTGGTATttgttcgtaaatttttcaaacgttgaCATGGACAAAATTGGTAACGACGTGGGAACAGCGGACTGG GCAACGGAGGACCTACTGACCTGGGAAAATGCATTCCTGAAAGCAGCCAGAGAAAGCTCGGAGGATCTAAGGACGGTGGAGAGTAACGCGACCGCCGGAACCGACGAGGACTTGGCCTTTTGGTACGAAGCTGCCCGAAGTTTCGGCGACGTTAGCTCCTCGACGATGTTCCAGGATATCGGTAAAGTCGCGATGGGCGTTGTACTGATGTCCTTTTACGTACAGATTATACTCTCCAGGTTGAATTGGGTGGAATGGCGTGTGAGCATTGACAGAATTTTGGCGGGACGGACTCTCCGTAGATACCGAACTCTGAACACcacgaattttttcttatcacaGTTTTGCCTGACCACCGCCGGTCTGATGTGCGTCGGGGGTGCTTTCATAATTGCCGTGGGAATTTGCTCGTTGGCAGGGGTCCCTTACGGTCCCGTCCACACTTCTCTGCCGTTCATGTTGATGGGTCTCGGAGTCGACGACATATTCGTCATGATGGCGGCCTGGGACCAAGTGCATTCGGAGGAGATCAATCGCAAAAGACCCTTGCCGGAGAGAATCGGGACGATGTTGAGCCACGCGGGTTCCTCAATTTTCATAACGTCGCTAACGGACGTCGTGGCCTTCGTCATCGGCGCCTCCACG ATCCTGCCATCTCTCCAGTCGTTCTGTATCTACGCCGCGGTCGGAGTCTTCGTAACTTTCCTCCTTCAGGTGACGTTCTTCGTTGGCTTTTTCACCCTGGACACCCGGCGCGTGGAAGCGAAAAGGAACGGCGTCATCCCCTGCGTGGTCCACCCGGATCACCGGCTCTTCGAGAAAAACGAGGAACGTCTGTCGTGGCGTTTCACGGGCTTCGTTTATTCCAGGGGTGTTTTGACCGGTTACGGTAAGATCGTGGTCCTAATCGTGACCGCGGGGATAGCGGCTTTTGGAATCTACGGTTCGACACGTTTGGAGCAACGTTTCGATCCGGAGTGGTTTTTGCCGGAGGAAACTTACTTGTCAAAATACTTGGCGAAGTCGAAGGAGCACTACCCGAATCGTGGTCAAGACGGTTTCGTACTGATGGGCGAATTTGACTACGTGACAAATTTTGGGAAGATATTGTCGCTCtccaaaaaattgaagactcTAAAGATACTCCAGAGCGTGGACAACTGGCCGATAAAATTCGCCAGTTTCGTCAGGAGTAATTATTACCAGG ACGCGTCAAACCTGACCGAGTCTTCGTTCAACGACTACctctctcaatttttgttCAGCCAGTCCGGTGGGAAGTAtactaaaaattttcgcttcgAGGGTAACTTGACGTGCGGCGAAAACGTTCCAAAGATACTGATATCTAGCATAGATTTCACATTTTCCACATTTTCGAACCCTACCGAATGGATCGGTGCGATGGATCTGATGAAAGAAGTGTCCTCGAAATCCGAGATAGACGGTTTCGTCACGGTGTGGAGTAAAGTGTTCGCGAATTGGGTGACCGAGAAAGTGATAAGCCAAGAAGTGACGCGAAATTTGATTCTGGCCTTGATATGCGTGATGGGAACAACTGCGGTTCTGGTAGCCGAATTGCAAACGTGTTTTTGGATACTAATTTGCGTTCTACTGACCCTGGTCGACATATGCGGTTTGATGTATTACTGGGGTCTAACCATCGACATAGTTTCCTGCATAGGTCTTGAGCTTGCGGTCGGTCTCAGCATCGATTACGCGGCGCACGTGGCTCATGCTTTCCTGAATTCCGACGTAGCCGATATAAACGGCGATCGAACACCGAGAGCATTGAGCGCCGTAAAGCACATCGGGGCGGCTGTGGTTTACGGGGCGGGATCAACGCTGCTGGCTTTATCGTTGCTCGCGACTTCCGAGGCTTACGTTTTTCGATCTTTCTTCAAAATATTCCTACTGGTCGTTTTCATTGGTTTGTGGCACGGTCTTCTATTCCTCCCGGTCATTCTCTCCACTGTAGGGCCAAAAAGTTTGCATGAtcagagcaaaaaaaagcgCAACACGGTCAGAGTTGCtgacaaaaaaacagattACCTTGAGGCCGCGGAATTGGAACCAATTTCCGCACAACCTTCCGATCATCTACCTCCTCCACAATCGTCGGTTGAtattaacgaaaaatcaaaaatctccTCCTGA